The following proteins are encoded in a genomic region of Micromonospora olivasterospora:
- a CDS encoding CGNR zinc finger domain-containing protein → MVEVTVESTEASVTEAPPFRLDNEQIAFRFTATLSDRSGTPVERLPTPRRLDDWLAANDLSLGPADATDADLDLARRLREAIHRTGTATATNTAPDEADLDLINTLARDSQTFPVLSKTRLRWYTRSKHPARAALGLIAQDAIIALGGTRRDQVKMCEHPDCGGLYLDTSRGQNRRWCSMNTCGNRAKKARFRHQSHPEGSPGPRAASRRSARKTARTQTG, encoded by the coding sequence ATGGTTGAGGTGACGGTCGAGTCGACCGAGGCGAGCGTGACGGAGGCCCCGCCCTTCCGGCTGGACAACGAACAGATCGCCTTCCGCTTCACCGCGACCCTCAGCGACCGCAGCGGTACCCCGGTCGAGCGTCTGCCTACCCCCAGACGTCTGGACGACTGGCTCGCCGCGAACGACCTGAGCCTCGGGCCCGCCGACGCCACGGACGCCGACCTGGACCTCGCCCGCCGGCTCCGCGAGGCCATTCATCGCACCGGCACCGCCACCGCCACCAACACCGCCCCCGACGAAGCGGACCTCGACCTCATCAACACCCTCGCCCGCGACAGCCAGACATTCCCCGTACTCAGCAAGACCCGGCTGCGCTGGTACACCCGGTCGAAGCACCCGGCCCGCGCCGCACTCGGCCTCATCGCCCAGGACGCGATCATTGCCCTCGGCGGGACTCGACGCGACCAGGTCAAGATGTGCGAACACCCGGACTGCGGCGGCCTCTACCTCGACACCAGTCGGGGCCAGAACCGCCGCTGGTGCTCGATGAACACCTGCGGCAACCGCGCCAAGAAGGCCAGGTTCCGGCACCAATCTCATCCGGAAGGCAGCCCGGGGCCGCGCGCAGCCAGCAGAAGGAGCGCCCGCAAGACCGCCAGGACACAGACGGGTTAA
- a CDS encoding NAD(P)-dependent oxidoreductase, producing the protein MAEVTVVGTGAMGAPIARNLLKAGFEVAVWNRNRSRIAPLVALGATEVQEPTEVFASGVVLSVLADDAAVREVFLDSGALTAARDGAVHVNLATVSPVLAEGAATVHVEHGVGYVAAPMFGGVPVAEAGKLNIVTAGDPEPVHRVRPLLEAVSAKVWQVGTEPRQANVVKVAGQLLIASAIQTMSEAVAVGERGGIDAAVLVELFTSTITPGPVYTRYGNLIAARQYEPAGFTPVLGRKDVDLARAQAAATGLHLPVGDLLSALLTEAIGAGHGQRDWASLAEVQRHRDAEGTR; encoded by the coding sequence ATGGCTGAGGTGACCGTGGTGGGTACCGGAGCGATGGGCGCCCCGATCGCGCGGAACCTGCTGAAGGCGGGATTCGAGGTCGCGGTGTGGAATCGGAACCGTTCGCGGATTGCGCCGCTCGTAGCGCTTGGCGCCACCGAGGTCCAGGAACCGACCGAAGTGTTCGCCTCGGGCGTGGTGCTGTCGGTGCTGGCCGATGACGCGGCGGTGCGTGAGGTGTTTCTGGACAGTGGCGCCCTGACCGCCGCTCGTGACGGGGCGGTTCATGTGAATCTCGCGACGGTCAGCCCCGTCCTCGCCGAGGGGGCCGCCACCGTGCACGTCGAGCACGGTGTCGGGTATGTGGCGGCGCCGATGTTTGGCGGCGTCCCCGTCGCCGAGGCTGGCAAGCTCAACATCGTCACCGCTGGCGACCCGGAACCCGTGCACCGTGTGCGCCCGCTGTTGGAGGCAGTGAGTGCGAAGGTGTGGCAGGTGGGCACCGAGCCGCGGCAGGCGAACGTGGTGAAGGTCGCCGGGCAGCTGCTGATCGCCTCGGCGATCCAGACGATGTCCGAAGCCGTCGCCGTGGGCGAGCGCGGCGGGATCGACGCCGCGGTGCTCGTGGAGCTGTTCACCTCCACGATCACCCCCGGCCCGGTCTACACCAGATACGGCAACCTCATCGCCGCCCGTCAGTACGAGCCGGCCGGATTCACGCCGGTGTTGGGCCGCAAGGACGTCGATCTCGCTCGCGCTCAAGCCGCGGCCACCGGGCTGCACCTGCCGGTGGGCGATCTGCTCTCGGCACTGCTGACCGAGGCGATCGGGGCCGGACACGGGCAGCGGGACTGGGCCTCGCTCGCCGAGGTGCAGCGCCACCGGGACGCCGAAGGGACCCGATGA
- a CDS encoding UbiD family decarboxylase, translated as MHTNSSQTGRPRSLREYLSRLDEIGDLRRIDWEVDTAYEIGAITRHSSEVCAPAPLFTNIRGYSGYRVVGAPLAYSSSAKARMARVAIALGLAPTTPGGQIVEELAAAMHREPIAPVVVDDAPCQEKVLVGDAADLTNLPTPLLHVGDGGRYINTIGIFVVASPDRKWTNWSIARAMLIDGKRMTGIVSASQHNNVIRQMWQQRGEPMPFALVQGAEPSALFVGGMPLRDGVDEAGFLGGLFGEPMETVRCKTVDLEVPASAELVIEGYLADDESWLEGPTGEYHGYLPTVRKNRPVYHVTAITHRKEPILPVVCAGKPVDEDHTICGPGIAAVLLEELRRAGLPVVSAWVVPESACTLLAVSVSPDWAQLTGLSSTDLARRILDVCKAPDTVHAGWWISRLMVVNHDIDLTDLRDLLWAWSTRCHPVTGRVVVMDQRIPAGVVFYSAAERSAVRGPVEVLDCLMPVGEDAPRSTAFSVNFPADLQRRVLARLNHEQQSVSQHQS; from the coding sequence ATGCATACCAACTCTTCCCAAACAGGCCGCCCCCGAAGCCTTCGTGAGTACCTGAGCCGTCTTGATGAGATCGGAGACCTACGGCGGATCGATTGGGAGGTAGACACTGCGTACGAAATCGGCGCAATCACACGCCACAGCAGCGAGGTCTGCGCACCGGCTCCGCTATTCACCAATATCCGTGGATACAGTGGGTATCGCGTGGTCGGGGCGCCCCTCGCCTACAGTTCCTCCGCCAAAGCCCGGATGGCCCGGGTAGCGATCGCACTCGGGCTGGCTCCGACAACGCCTGGCGGGCAGATCGTCGAAGAACTCGCAGCGGCGATGCACCGCGAGCCCATCGCGCCAGTTGTCGTGGACGACGCCCCGTGCCAAGAAAAGGTGCTGGTCGGCGACGCGGCGGACCTGACGAATCTGCCGACCCCGCTGCTGCATGTCGGAGACGGCGGCCGCTACATCAACACAATAGGCATCTTCGTCGTCGCCAGCCCGGACCGAAAATGGACGAACTGGTCCATCGCCCGAGCGATGCTGATCGACGGCAAACGGATGACCGGCATCGTCAGTGCCAGCCAGCACAACAACGTGATCCGCCAGATGTGGCAGCAGCGCGGTGAACCGATGCCGTTCGCGCTTGTTCAGGGCGCCGAGCCAAGCGCATTGTTCGTCGGCGGCATGCCGCTGCGCGACGGGGTGGACGAAGCGGGCTTCCTCGGTGGATTGTTTGGCGAGCCGATGGAGACCGTGCGCTGCAAGACTGTGGACCTTGAGGTTCCGGCATCGGCTGAGCTGGTCATCGAGGGCTACCTGGCCGACGACGAGTCGTGGCTCGAGGGGCCTACCGGCGAGTACCACGGCTATCTGCCCACTGTCCGTAAAAACCGCCCTGTTTACCACGTTACTGCGATCACTCACCGAAAGGAGCCAATCCTCCCGGTCGTCTGCGCGGGCAAACCGGTTGACGAAGACCATACGATCTGTGGCCCCGGGATCGCAGCTGTCCTGCTGGAGGAGTTGCGTCGCGCCGGCCTGCCGGTCGTTTCGGCCTGGGTCGTCCCGGAAAGCGCCTGCACCCTGCTGGCCGTCTCCGTCTCTCCGGACTGGGCGCAGCTCACGGGGTTGAGCTCGACCGACCTCGCGCGCCGTATTCTCGATGTCTGTAAGGCTCCAGACACCGTTCACGCCGGCTGGTGGATCAGCAGGCTGATGGTCGTCAACCACGACATCGACCTCACCGATCTGCGTGACTTGCTTTGGGCCTGGTCAACGCGGTGTCATCCGGTCACGGGCCGGGTGGTCGTCATGGACCAGCGGATCCCGGCCGGCGTCGTCTTCTACTCGGCGGCAGAACGTAGCGCGGTACGCGGTCCGGTCGAAGTGTTGGACTGCCTGATGCCCGTCGGAGAGGACGCGCCGCGCAGCACCGCCTTCTCCGTCAACTTTCCGGCTGACCTGCAGCGGCGGGTGCTAGCCAGGCTGAACCACGAACAGCAGAGCGTCAGTCAACACCAATCCTGA
- a CDS encoding inositol monophosphatase family protein: MPTPDPGALLPVAHDVIDRAVAYILTNPVTAVRQKDAHEIVTDADIAIERLVRAALTEDDTRIGFLGEETGAVGNPDTYWVLDPIDGTTNFSHGLPLSSISLGLVHDGTPILGVIAVPFLARRYWATRAGGAYRDGTRIHVSKTADLSKALVALTDYGGPQPGLEGLLCRELDRELTTRAQGLRRLGSTAVELALVAEGSLDASISIWNGTWDTAAGAVIAREAGAVVMDADGSPHSTRSRCAVAVTPALRDALLSVLEIVRGTCYWPVEAGNTA, translated from the coding sequence ATGCCAACGCCTGACCCTGGTGCGCTGCTGCCGGTCGCCCACGACGTCATCGACAGGGCGGTCGCCTATATCCTGACGAACCCCGTCACCGCCGTTCGGCAGAAGGACGCCCACGAGATCGTCACGGATGCTGATATCGCCATCGAACGCCTCGTCCGCGCCGCACTGACCGAAGACGACACAAGGATCGGCTTCCTCGGCGAGGAGACCGGCGCGGTGGGTAACCCCGATACCTACTGGGTACTCGACCCCATCGACGGCACCACCAACTTCAGTCATGGCTTGCCGCTGAGCTCGATCTCGCTTGGCCTGGTGCACGACGGTACCCCGATTCTCGGCGTGATCGCGGTCCCGTTCCTCGCGCGCCGGTACTGGGCCACGCGCGCTGGCGGCGCCTATCGCGACGGTACTCGCATACACGTTTCCAAAACAGCCGATCTGTCCAAGGCGTTGGTCGCCCTCACCGATTACGGAGGACCCCAACCGGGACTCGAAGGTCTGCTGTGCCGGGAACTGGATCGCGAGTTGACCACCCGTGCCCAGGGGCTGCGCCGGCTGGGCTCCACAGCCGTCGAACTGGCCCTCGTCGCAGAAGGTTCCCTCGATGCCAGCATCAGCATCTGGAACGGAACCTGGGACACCGCCGCCGGCGCCGTCATCGCGCGCGAGGCAGGCGCGGTCGTCATGGACGCTGACGGGAGCCCACACTCGACTCGGTCACGGTGTGCCGTCGCGGTTACCCCGGCGCTGCGTGACGCCCTCCTGTCGGTTCTCGAGATCGTGCGCGGCACCTGCTACTGGCCGGTCGAGGCCGGAAACACTGCCTGA
- the nadA gene encoding quinolinate synthase NadA: MGAAAQDNSPSGQLEPDSTWAEEVRALARERDAVLLAHNYQLPEIQDVADHVGDSLALSRIAATSGAATIVFCGVHFMAETAKILAPEKTVLIPDARAGCSLADSITVDQLRAWKREHPGAAVVSYVNTTAAVKAETDICCTSSNAVDVVASIPPDRAVLFCPDQFLGAHVKRETGRANLHVWAGECHVHAGINGPELAARAAAHPTADLYIHPECGCATSALYLVGEGVVPREKVHILSTSGMVEAARTTGTGTVLVATEVGMLHQLRKAAPATEFRAVNDRASCRFMKMITPAALLRALREGTDEVKVDHDIAVRARASVQRMIEIGAPGGGE; encoded by the coding sequence ATGGGTGCCGCAGCCCAGGACAACTCACCATCCGGGCAACTGGAGCCCGACAGCACCTGGGCGGAGGAGGTCCGCGCCCTGGCGCGGGAACGCGACGCGGTGCTACTGGCACACAACTACCAGCTACCAGAAATCCAGGACGTGGCCGATCACGTCGGCGACTCCCTTGCCCTGTCGCGGATCGCGGCCACGAGCGGTGCAGCCACCATCGTCTTTTGTGGTGTGCACTTCATGGCCGAGACCGCCAAGATCTTGGCACCGGAAAAGACGGTGCTCATCCCCGACGCGCGCGCGGGATGCTCGCTGGCCGACTCGATCACCGTCGACCAACTGCGTGCGTGGAAACGTGAGCACCCCGGGGCGGCTGTCGTGTCTTACGTGAACACGACCGCTGCCGTGAAGGCCGAGACCGACATCTGCTGCACGTCGTCCAATGCTGTGGATGTGGTCGCTTCCATCCCGCCGGATCGGGCGGTGCTGTTCTGCCCGGATCAGTTCCTCGGCGCTCATGTGAAACGGGAGACGGGCCGGGCGAACTTGCACGTCTGGGCCGGTGAGTGTCACGTCCACGCCGGCATCAACGGTCCGGAACTCGCCGCGCGTGCGGCTGCGCATCCGACTGCCGACCTGTACATCCATCCGGAGTGTGGATGCGCGACATCGGCGTTGTACCTCGTCGGAGAGGGCGTGGTGCCGCGGGAGAAGGTCCACATCCTGTCCACCAGCGGCATGGTCGAGGCAGCGCGTACGACCGGCACCGGCACGGTGCTGGTCGCTACCGAGGTTGGCATGCTGCACCAGCTACGCAAGGCCGCGCCAGCCACCGAGTTCCGTGCGGTGAACGACCGCGCGTCATGCCGGTTCATGAAGATGATCACGCCGGCCGCTCTGCTGCGCGCGCTCCGCGAAGGCACCGACGAGGTCAAGGTTGATCACGATATCGCCGTACGGGCCCGGGCGTCGGTGCAGCGGATGATCGAGATCGGCGCACCAGGCGGCGGCGAGTGA
- a CDS encoding phosphotransferase enzyme family protein: MAQVPGDSFDAERAWLILREACSTIHVSPSGGELIRLGENAVFWLSSRTVVARVGRGDARAAEAEREIKVARWLAGSPVPAVRPLEIAQPLRIGDHFVTLWESVAGEISYGTPAELASLLRQLHALEPPADIALPHADPFRRARCCLANATALADEDRLFLSALLDRLAARYARLEFPLRPGVVHGDANVCNVFRDHHGRPVLGDLDTVAVGPRELDLVPAAVYYDRLGWHSAGEYREFVEGYGFDVRHWPGYGLLADALEVEMVTWLAQNADQDDKAGRELAKRVKTLRTGASRAAWAPFLWHQHD, translated from the coding sequence ATGGCGCAGGTCCCGGGCGACTCCTTCGACGCAGAGCGCGCATGGCTGATTCTGCGCGAGGCATGCTCAACGATTCACGTGAGCCCTTCCGGCGGAGAACTGATCCGTCTCGGTGAGAACGCGGTGTTCTGGCTCTCCTCACGAACTGTCGTGGCGCGAGTCGGGCGGGGAGACGCCCGCGCGGCCGAGGCCGAGCGGGAGATCAAGGTCGCCAGATGGCTGGCGGGGTCGCCGGTTCCCGCGGTTCGTCCGCTCGAGATAGCTCAGCCACTGCGCATCGGCGACCATTTCGTGACGCTGTGGGAATCGGTGGCGGGCGAGATCAGCTACGGCACCCCGGCAGAGTTGGCGTCGCTCCTCCGGCAACTGCACGCTCTGGAGCCGCCTGCCGACATCGCATTGCCCCATGCGGACCCGTTCCGTCGAGCGCGTTGCTGTCTCGCGAACGCGACGGCGCTGGCCGACGAGGACAGGCTGTTCCTCAGCGCTTTGCTGGACCGTCTGGCGGCCAGGTACGCCCGGCTTGAGTTCCCACTCCGGCCGGGCGTCGTCCATGGCGACGCGAACGTGTGCAACGTCTTCCGGGACCACCATGGCAGGCCGGTGCTAGGCGATCTGGATACCGTGGCGGTGGGACCGCGTGAGTTGGATCTCGTGCCCGCCGCGGTGTACTACGACCGGCTCGGATGGCACTCGGCCGGCGAGTATCGGGAATTCGTGGAAGGATATGGTTTCGATGTGCGCCACTGGCCTGGATATGGTCTGCTGGCGGACGCTCTCGAGGTCGAGATGGTCACCTGGCTCGCGCAGAATGCAGATCAGGACGACAAAGCGGGACGGGAGCTCGCCAAAAGAGTCAAAACATTGCGTACGGGCGCCTCGCGAGCGGCGTGGGCGCCATTTCTCTGGCACCAGCATGATTGA
- a CDS encoding PPOX class F420-dependent oxidoreductase, whose product MARLFGAPIIASLSTISPLGQPQSSPLWVKFDDGEVLFSTAANRLKVRYMRANPRVSLLAWDPNIPGSYIEVRGTASMSSEGAMELIDELSLAYRGTHWAPQPGETRVLVRVTPTKTFSRA is encoded by the coding sequence ATGGCACGGCTCTTCGGGGCCCCGATAATCGCGTCACTGTCTACGATAAGTCCGCTCGGACAACCGCAGTCCAGTCCCTTGTGGGTCAAGTTCGACGATGGGGAAGTTCTGTTCTCCACGGCGGCGAACCGGCTGAAAGTCCGCTACATGCGGGCTAACCCCCGGGTCAGCCTTCTGGCGTGGGATCCGAATATCCCGGGTAGCTACATCGAAGTACGTGGCACTGCGTCGATGTCGTCTGAGGGAGCGATGGAGTTGATCGACGAACTGTCGCTCGCCTACCGCGGCACACACTGGGCCCCCCAGCCGGGTGAGACGCGGGTCCTGGTGCGCGTAACCCCGACGAAGACCTTCTCACGGGCCTGA
- a CDS encoding HAD family hydrolase, whose product MLFDVDDTLIDYAGAEHDGIVSYLRSLGVEGDLNAAAARFGELQAFHFNRFLAGRTDYVGQARSLAADMMAWMKAPSIPDPYRWFLGYRERYEASLRLFPDVLDGLASLGDVPLGIVTNSDTAFSRVKLQRVGLLSRFRCVVGVDAAGASKPHPRIFHTGCAALGYPPAVTAYVGDNKLGDAAAADEAGLLGVWVNRSGAGEDGVTDLRHLAAVLKLAEVSHFS is encoded by the coding sequence GTGCTGTTCGATGTCGACGACACGCTCATCGACTACGCAGGTGCGGAGCACGACGGAATCGTCAGCTACCTCCGCTCGCTCGGTGTGGAGGGTGATCTCAATGCGGCGGCAGCCAGGTTCGGGGAGCTACAAGCGTTCCACTTCAACCGATTCCTCGCGGGCCGGACCGACTACGTGGGGCAGGCGCGCTCACTCGCAGCGGACATGATGGCCTGGATGAAAGCGCCCTCGATACCCGATCCCTACCGCTGGTTCCTGGGCTATCGAGAGCGTTACGAGGCGTCGCTGCGGCTTTTCCCCGATGTCCTCGATGGGCTCGCCTCATTAGGCGACGTGCCCCTGGGAATCGTGACCAACAGCGACACCGCCTTCTCCCGGGTCAAGCTCCAGCGGGTCGGTCTGCTCTCCCGGTTCAGGTGTGTTGTCGGCGTCGACGCGGCGGGAGCGTCGAAACCGCATCCCCGCATCTTCCACACGGGCTGCGCGGCATTGGGGTATCCACCGGCGGTAACCGCGTACGTGGGCGACAACAAGCTTGGAGACGCGGCGGCCGCCGACGAGGCCGGTCTCCTTGGCGTGTGGGTCAACAGGTCCGGTGCCGGTGAGGACGGTGTGACGGACCTCCGGCATCTCGCTGCGGTTCTCAAACTGGCGGAAGTTTCCCATTTCTCATGA